One Sphingobacteruim zhuxiongii DNA window includes the following coding sequences:
- a CDS encoding glycoside hydrolase domain-containing protein: MKINLRESLNVILFFVIALSIKTAYAQQQPFPPQPLRWDPDQLGNQRAVIRVDKDIQLVEANIPWRNRWMTPEQKLIIVDSTTNKQFEPSSYLWINNVSGGITFRPQSGKGIYYIYFLPYELDGRTNYPTASYLKNSSPTPGTEKKTNNSKAKLLRLESVDNFNRNTEMDVIASEKEVDAILKQFNNEDYLVFPETRNNPVKTGEYLPKRWTEKTFNHQLLKDKAERGGYHAFQIAIYPIKSDLKHIIVSSSDLKSQNGQSISSSYFDCLNQAGIAYTGAPLTNTVNATKGKVQSLWCGFNIPENTEPGLYKGTLTIKAENSEPRTVQLELVVDNKNLTNKGYDEPWKMTRLPWLNSTLAHSNTILPPYTAIQLKKDSILSILGREVILSSSGLPKQIRTYFSPEMTEISDAKNDILAKPIHFKFIQQNGKEEEFKNNGYQFTQKEEGLHRWISQLLSPNLQIDLDAQLEFDGFMHYVVKVQALNDIDLSEISLEIPFKKEKAEYLMGLGQKGGYRPSSIDWKWDVAHKNQDGAWIGTVNAGLQFSLRDENYERPLNTNFYLQKPLKLPTSWGNGNKGGINIKEIDNQAIVKGYSGSRHLKKGDVLYYNFNLLITPFHPLQTDAQWSERYYHAYHPVDSVKKSGANVVNIHHANDLNPYINYPFIATKEMKNYIDSAHHAGLKVKIYNTVREVSNRVYELYPLRSLGHEVFSAGPGKGYSWLQEHVGHDYIAAWYVPKYQDAALINSGMNRWHNYYVEGMNWLVDNIGIDGIYLDDVAFDRITMKRIKRVMTKNGHPGLIDLHSANQYNERDGFNNSANLYMEHFPYINRLWFGEYFDYEKNNPDFFLTEVSGIPFGLMGEMLQDGGNPYRGMIYGMTNRLPYQKSGPQGLWKVWDDFGIVGSKMIGYWSPNIPIKTDRADVLTTVFQKDGKTMVSIASWAANDVQFKLKINWEKLGLDPKKVKIKAPYIENFQEAKNFDPQSNILVKKNQGWILIIE, from the coding sequence ATGAAAATCAACCTAAGAGAAAGCCTAAACGTTATACTGTTCTTCGTCATAGCGTTAAGTATTAAAACAGCATATGCACAACAACAACCTTTTCCACCACAGCCTTTGCGATGGGATCCTGATCAGCTAGGTAATCAAAGAGCTGTTATTCGTGTTGACAAAGATATTCAACTCGTGGAGGCAAATATTCCGTGGAGAAATCGTTGGATGACGCCGGAACAAAAACTAATCATCGTCGACAGTACGACGAATAAACAATTCGAACCCTCATCGTATCTATGGATTAACAATGTTTCTGGAGGTATTACCTTTCGACCCCAATCTGGTAAAGGCATCTATTATATCTACTTCCTCCCTTATGAATTGGACGGCCGCACCAACTACCCCACCGCATCATATCTGAAAAATTCGAGCCCCACTCCTGGTACAGAAAAAAAGACGAACAATTCGAAGGCAAAATTGCTACGCCTTGAATCCGTCGATAATTTCAATAGAAACACAGAAATGGATGTTATCGCTTCTGAAAAAGAAGTAGATGCTATATTAAAACAGTTTAACAATGAAGATTACCTGGTGTTTCCTGAGACTCGGAATAACCCGGTAAAAACGGGAGAATACCTTCCAAAACGATGGACCGAAAAAACATTTAATCATCAGCTCTTAAAAGACAAGGCGGAACGAGGCGGATACCATGCTTTCCAAATCGCAATATACCCTATTAAATCAGACCTAAAGCATATAATCGTGTCTTCTAGTGACCTGAAAAGTCAAAATGGTCAATCAATATCCAGTTCATATTTCGACTGCTTAAATCAAGCAGGAATCGCTTATACAGGCGCCCCTCTCACGAACACGGTAAATGCAACGAAAGGGAAAGTGCAATCTTTATGGTGCGGTTTTAATATTCCAGAAAACACGGAACCTGGACTTTACAAAGGAACGCTAACTATAAAAGCTGAAAACAGCGAACCGAGAACCGTTCAATTGGAACTAGTCGTTGATAATAAAAACCTAACCAATAAAGGATATGACGAGCCATGGAAAATGACTCGATTACCTTGGTTAAATTCTACACTGGCACACAGCAATACGATTCTTCCCCCCTATACCGCTATCCAATTAAAGAAGGATTCTATTTTATCAATCCTTGGACGTGAAGTTATTCTTTCTTCATCTGGACTCCCAAAACAGATTCGCACCTACTTCAGTCCAGAAATGACCGAAATATCTGATGCAAAGAATGACATTTTGGCTAAGCCAATTCACTTCAAGTTTATACAGCAAAACGGTAAAGAAGAAGAATTCAAGAATAATGGATATCAATTTACGCAAAAAGAAGAGGGATTACATCGATGGATATCTCAGCTCCTTAGTCCAAACTTACAGATTGACTTAGATGCTCAATTAGAGTTTGATGGGTTTATGCATTATGTCGTTAAAGTTCAAGCACTCAACGATATTGATTTATCTGAAATTAGTCTAGAAATTCCATTTAAAAAAGAAAAAGCAGAGTACTTAATGGGATTGGGACAAAAGGGTGGATATAGGCCATCAAGTATCGATTGGAAATGGGATGTCGCACATAAGAATCAAGATGGCGCTTGGATCGGTACAGTGAACGCAGGATTGCAATTCTCGCTTCGCGATGAAAACTACGAACGACCATTGAACACCAATTTCTATCTTCAAAAGCCACTAAAATTACCGACATCATGGGGAAATGGAAACAAGGGAGGGATAAATATTAAGGAAATTGACAATCAGGCCATCGTCAAGGGCTATAGTGGTAGTCGACACCTAAAGAAAGGCGATGTGCTATACTATAATTTCAATCTCCTAATTACACCATTCCACCCGCTACAGACTGACGCGCAATGGTCGGAGCGCTACTATCACGCTTATCATCCGGTTGACTCAGTTAAGAAAAGTGGTGCCAATGTCGTCAATATCCATCATGCAAATGATCTAAACCCTTATATCAACTACCCCTTCATTGCGACCAAAGAAATGAAGAACTACATTGATTCTGCACATCACGCGGGCCTTAAGGTCAAAATCTATAACACCGTAAGAGAGGTTTCTAATCGTGTTTATGAACTTTATCCTTTACGAAGCTTGGGACATGAGGTATTTTCTGCAGGACCCGGAAAAGGATATTCTTGGTTACAGGAGCATGTCGGTCATGATTACATTGCAGCATGGTATGTTCCAAAATACCAAGATGCGGCGTTAATCAACAGTGGGATGAACCGCTGGCACAACTACTACGTCGAAGGAATGAATTGGTTGGTTGACAACATTGGAATAGATGGTATTTACTTAGACGATGTCGCATTCGACCGCATCACGATGAAGCGGATTAAACGCGTCATGACCAAAAACGGACATCCAGGATTAATCGATTTGCACTCCGCAAATCAGTACAACGAACGCGATGGTTTCAATAACAGTGCAAACCTATATATGGAACATTTTCCGTACATTAATCGTCTCTGGTTCGGGGAATATTTTGATTATGAAAAAAATAATCCTGATTTCTTCCTTACAGAAGTGAGTGGAATTCCATTTGGTTTAATGGGCGAAATGTTACAAGATGGAGGGAATCCATATCGTGGAATGATCTACGGCATGACAAATCGTTTGCCCTATCAGAAAAGTGGACCACAAGGACTGTGGAAGGTTTGGGACGACTTCGGAATCGTAGGTTCAAAAATGATCGGTTATTGGTCGCCAAATATTCCTATCAAAACAGATAGAGCCGATGTGCTAACTACAGTTTTTCAAAAAGATGGAAAAACTATGGTTTCTATAGCTAGCTGGGCAGCTAATGACGTACAATTTAAACTGAAAATCAATTGGGAAAAGCTTGGACTAGACCCTAAAAAGGTAAAAATTAAAGCTCCATATATAGAAAATTTCCAAGAAGCGAAGAACTTTGATCCTCAATCAAACATATTGGTTAAGAAGAATCAAGGTTGGATACTGATCATAGAATAA
- a CDS encoding DUF5107 domain-containing protein — protein sequence MIKSNRIKSLTCIVIAFLFAEHGLAQQATKVEEGLVNMTTYPYSDPDPVASNQKLYPYFRFDGFSNAPVQKSWKVVYLENDYIKVQIIPEIGGKIWTAYDKVNKRDYLYNNGVVKFRDIAMRGPWTSGGIEANYGVIGHTPNTSTPVDYLIQTNADGSASCIIHTLDLLSRTRWTLEIRLEKDKGYFTTKSFWSNSNPVEQPYYTWMNLGIPAADDLHFVYPGHKYIGHDGEQHNWPIDEQGRDLSTFTGNAFGDSKSYHVLGAASNTFGAYWSNSDFGMARYAPREDKLGKKIFLWAQSGAGQIWEDLLTDNSGQYVEIQSGRLFNQNMGRSSETPFKQIGFQPYQTDRWEESWLPYHGIGKATAINLVGAFSLTQSEQTLEVRIDPKQNINDSLKVYNRTFKQIGGTRVDAKIGTPVSVKLSIETGESPSYIVLNGIQLDLEQDKYALNRPVELKVELNEIDSLAYLGRDLLRFRLYNQAEPLIRKAYELAPNNSTVLSSMIKLHWFRMEYEKALVYASRSLELDTYDAEANYYYGLINEKLGNEYDARDGYQVASMDAAWRGSAFTALARIFFKAKDLINAKSYAEKALNLSKDNIEALQIQYLTSTLLADDSSKQSSKLTLETIDPLNPFLNFENLWQQKTVEAEKQFLAGVKQEMRIEAFLELAIWYNSLNLFDRTAKILEVAPKNTETLYWLAWLKRDTPEAQTWLNQADNSKPEFVFPFREESQPVFVWATQKSGNWRSTYLQALLFRYRNQSDKALSLLQTSQSERVDFAPYFVVRAELESNVNPKQAIEDLKLAAKMDSKEWRYGKLLSNQYRIQKEYKKALEIASDYYKTNPRNYILGMNYCKMLLLNKDFVEAENVLTNLEILPFEGATDGRRYYEQAKLMAAYNALIKNNTKLAKKKLDESRHWPKNLGVGEPYPDEKQEVLADWLESQLYKKQDPTKYKTLLEKVSNTKSVRSPVFLLLRAEANNLLEKKDLANKDLSDLMGRSSKFTTNFQDLSNEIKSGNIQNYWPKLLELVYNQEDQRIF from the coding sequence ATGATTAAAAGCAACAGAATAAAGTCTCTCACTTGTATTGTTATCGCATTTTTGTTTGCGGAGCACGGACTTGCGCAACAGGCAACGAAGGTTGAAGAAGGGCTAGTAAACATGACGACCTACCCTTATTCGGATCCCGATCCTGTGGCCTCCAATCAAAAGCTTTATCCTTATTTTCGTTTTGACGGTTTTTCAAACGCTCCGGTTCAGAAGAGTTGGAAAGTCGTCTATTTGGAAAATGACTACATCAAAGTACAGATAATACCGGAAATCGGTGGCAAAATATGGACAGCCTACGACAAAGTCAATAAAAGGGACTATCTCTATAACAATGGCGTAGTTAAGTTTAGAGATATCGCTATGCGCGGCCCTTGGACTAGTGGCGGAATTGAAGCGAACTACGGCGTTATCGGACATACGCCAAATACATCCACCCCAGTCGATTACTTAATTCAGACTAACGCTGATGGTAGTGCCAGCTGTATTATTCACACCTTAGATTTACTTTCTAGAACCCGCTGGACATTAGAGATCCGATTGGAGAAAGATAAGGGGTACTTCACGACTAAATCATTCTGGTCAAATAGCAATCCCGTTGAACAGCCATATTATACCTGGATGAACTTAGGTATTCCAGCGGCCGATGACCTTCACTTTGTTTATCCCGGACACAAATATATTGGGCATGACGGCGAACAACACAATTGGCCTATAGATGAGCAAGGAAGAGATCTTTCGACCTTTACAGGAAATGCTTTTGGAGATTCGAAGTCTTACCATGTATTAGGTGCTGCCAGCAATACTTTTGGTGCATATTGGTCTAATTCAGATTTTGGGATGGCTAGGTATGCCCCGCGGGAAGACAAGCTCGGAAAGAAGATCTTTCTTTGGGCGCAATCTGGTGCCGGTCAAATTTGGGAGGACTTATTGACGGATAATAGTGGTCAATATGTAGAAATACAAAGCGGAAGACTATTCAACCAAAATATGGGGCGCAGCAGCGAGACGCCATTTAAGCAGATTGGCTTTCAACCCTACCAAACAGACCGTTGGGAAGAAAGTTGGCTGCCCTACCATGGTATTGGTAAGGCAACAGCAATTAATCTTGTTGGGGCTTTCAGTTTGACGCAAAGTGAACAAACATTAGAAGTCCGTATAGATCCAAAACAAAACATCAATGACTCATTAAAGGTTTATAACCGAACCTTTAAGCAAATTGGTGGGACAAGAGTTGACGCAAAAATAGGAACTCCTGTGAGCGTAAAGCTTTCGATAGAAACCGGAGAATCTCCAAGTTACATAGTACTCAATGGAATTCAATTAGACTTAGAACAAGACAAATATGCTTTAAATAGACCTGTAGAGTTAAAAGTTGAATTAAATGAAATTGATTCGCTTGCCTATCTTGGTCGAGACCTCTTAAGATTCCGTCTTTACAATCAAGCGGAACCTCTGATTCGGAAAGCATATGAACTGGCTCCAAACAATTCCACCGTATTAAGTTCCATGATCAAGTTACATTGGTTTCGGATGGAATACGAGAAGGCCTTAGTGTATGCTTCAAGGTCATTGGAATTGGATACTTACGACGCTGAGGCAAACTACTACTACGGTCTAATCAATGAAAAGTTGGGCAATGAATACGATGCTAGAGATGGTTATCAGGTTGCAAGCATGGATGCCGCTTGGCGAGGATCCGCATTTACGGCATTGGCTCGAATATTTTTCAAAGCAAAAGACTTGATAAATGCAAAAAGCTATGCGGAGAAGGCGTTGAATTTAAGCAAAGACAACATTGAAGCTCTTCAAATTCAATACCTGACCTCAACCCTATTAGCGGATGATTCCTCCAAACAAAGCAGTAAACTTACGCTTGAGACCATAGATCCGCTCAACCCATTTTTAAACTTTGAGAACCTCTGGCAACAAAAGACCGTTGAAGCTGAAAAACAATTCCTAGCAGGCGTAAAACAAGAGATGCGAATTGAAGCGTTTTTGGAGTTGGCAATATGGTATAACTCTTTAAACCTCTTCGACAGAACAGCAAAAATATTAGAAGTTGCCCCTAAAAACACAGAAACACTTTACTGGCTGGCATGGCTAAAAAGAGATACACCCGAAGCACAGACCTGGCTAAATCAAGCGGATAACTCAAAGCCCGAATTTGTTTTCCCTTTTCGGGAAGAAAGCCAACCGGTCTTTGTTTGGGCTACGCAAAAAAGTGGGAATTGGAGATCAACCTACCTACAGGCTTTGTTGTTCAGATACAGAAACCAAAGTGATAAAGCTTTAAGCTTACTTCAAACCAGTCAATCTGAACGTGTTGATTTTGCTCCATATTTTGTCGTTCGGGCGGAACTTGAGTCTAACGTTAACCCAAAACAAGCGATTGAAGATTTGAAGCTTGCTGCAAAAATGGATTCCAAAGAATGGCGATATGGAAAGCTGCTATCCAATCAATATCGAATACAAAAAGAGTATAAGAAAGCGCTGGAAATCGCGTCCGACTATTACAAAACTAACCCTCGGAATTACATCTTGGGAATGAATTATTGTAAGATGCTGTTATTAAACAAAGATTTTGTTGAGGCAGAAAACGTGTTAACAAACCTTGAAATCCTACCCTTCGAAGGAGCAACAGATGGTCGTCGATATTATGAGCAAGCGAAGTTAATGGCCGCATATAACGCTTTGATAAAAAACAACACAAAACTTGCAAAGAAGAAGCTAGACGAATCTCGTCATTGGCCCAAGAATCTTGGCGTTGGTGAACCGTATCCAGACGAAAAACAAGAGGTTCTTGCAGACTGGCTGGAATCTCAGTTATATAAGAAACAAGATCCAACAAAATACAAGACGCTGTTGGAGAAAGTTAGCAACACGAAATCAGTCAGATCTCCTGTGTTTTTATTACTAAGAGCAGAAGCAAATAATCTTTTGGAGAAAAAAGATTTGGCAAATAAAGATCTGTCCGATTTAATGGGGCGGTCTTCTAAATTCACGACTAATTTTCAAGATTTAAGCAATGAGATAAAAAGTGGAAACATTCAAAATTATTGGCCAAAATTATTAGAGCTTGTCTATAATCAAGAAGATCAAAGAATATTTTAG
- a CDS encoding DUF6952 family protein: MKLPVIKHLTEFIAENDVDFVLETIETLEALTEVPSLKDEELDVIGELISNMYGAVEVSKLVQDGMPQKEALNTFMKRVLGSIDK, translated from the coding sequence ATGAAGTTACCAGTAATTAAACACCTTACCGAGTTTATTGCCGAGAACGACGTAGATTTCGTTTTAGAAACTATCGAAACCTTAGAGGCATTGACAGAAGTTCCATCCTTAAAAGACGAAGAGCTAGACGTAATTGGCGAATTGATTTCCAATATGTACGGTGCTGTAGAAGTAAGCAAATTAGTACAAGACGGAATGCCACAAAAAGAGGCCTTAAATACCTTTATGAAGCGTGTATTAGGATCCATCGACAAATAA
- a CDS encoding thioredoxin family protein translates to MLQELTEDNLQSIIESNETVMVQYAASWCGNCRIMKPKFKKLSGENEQVTFIIADAEKFPESRKLANVNNLPTFAAFKNGKLVNQVQTNKIEGLTDLLNEVTSN, encoded by the coding sequence ATGTTACAAGAACTAACAGAAGACAATTTACAATCAATCATCGAAAGCAATGAAACGGTGATGGTTCAATATGCTGCCTCATGGTGTGGAAATTGCCGCATTATGAAGCCTAAGTTTAAAAAACTATCTGGCGAGAACGAGCAGGTTACTTTCATTATCGCAGATGCGGAAAAGTTTCCAGAGTCTAGAAAACTTGCAAACGTAAATAACTTACCTACTTTCGCAGCTTTCAAAAACGGCAAGTTGGTAAACCAAGTACAAACAAATAAAATCGAAGGATTAACAGACTTATTAAATGAAGTTACCAGTAATTAA
- a CDS encoding peroxiredoxin, whose protein sequence is MSFTGKNFPNITVDAIDYLGDNFTLNLFEKAQKENKKVLLFWYPKDFTFVCPTELHAFQEAAAEFEKRNTILVGASCDSAEVHFAWLNTEKDNGGIEGVEYPLIADTNRNLSSVLGILEMKEIEHPEYGTLVEGSAVSYRATYLIDETGKVFHESVNDMPLGRNVKEYIRLIDAYTHVQKHGEVCPANWEEGKEAMSATRDGVASYLSNN, encoded by the coding sequence ATGAGTTTTACAGGTAAAAATTTCCCGAACATTACAGTTGATGCTATTGACTATTTAGGTGATAACTTCACTTTAAATTTATTTGAGAAAGCGCAAAAAGAGAATAAGAAAGTTTTGTTATTCTGGTATCCAAAAGACTTCACTTTTGTTTGTCCTACGGAATTACATGCATTCCAAGAGGCGGCCGCTGAATTCGAAAAAAGAAATACAATTTTAGTGGGTGCATCATGTGACTCTGCAGAGGTACATTTTGCTTGGTTAAACACTGAAAAAGATAACGGTGGTATTGAAGGTGTTGAATACCCTTTAATCGCTGATACGAACCGCAACTTGTCTAGCGTACTTGGTATTTTGGAGATGAAAGAAATTGAGCACCCAGAGTACGGTACATTAGTAGAAGGTTCTGCAGTATCTTACCGCGCGACTTACCTAATCGACGAAACTGGTAAAGTATTCCATGAATCAGTAAACGATATGCCATTAGGTCGTAACGTTAAAGAATATATCCGTTTAATTGACGCTTACACTCACGTTCAAAAACATGGTGAAGTTTGTCCTGCAAACTGGGAAGAAGGAAAAGAAGCTATGAGCGCAACACGCGACGGAGTAGCATCTTACCTATCAAACAACTAA
- a CDS encoding PIG-L family deacetylase, whose amino-acid sequence MMQRALFLVILYLCLFSSFSYSQQSYSSSLINTKIDKLSTLGTVLYFAAHPDDENTRLIAWLANEKKYRTAYLSLTRGDGGQNLLGTEQGIELGLIRTQELLAARSIDKGEQYFSSAYDFGFSKTHEETFSFWKKEETLREAVYLIRKLQPDVIINRFPPDSRGGHGHHQASAILAKEAYEAAADPNKFPEQLKELKPWKAKRLLWNTANFGGMNNTNEDQLKIDIGAYNPLLGYSYGEIAALSRSQHKSQGFGAAAGRGKSLEYFEHVAGETAKATLFDGIDVSWKRLGESTAAIEQKISRIQQSFQASSPESSVDPLLELHALISKLKPSIYKTQKLKDIEELVIACSGLWIESTASKYNYVVEESVPISNELIVRNPKLNVLIKEINGKSINQELSWNEIKKYEGQQQFSRWTQPYWLEKQHSLGKFEVDAKDYGNPENANLPSSHYVLVINGTTISVDRLIKYKYVDPVEGEIYEPISISPVITATFSNPNMLIQANEKKQFTVVLKNNSPQKQQIEFSFKQSDDLNLSPSNFSLSFEGNEEIKKTIEISNTKQIPSATIELLANGNPVSAYKRLEYPHIPPITWFPPTVLKVKALSLNNPVKRVAYIEGAGDLIPSSLENIGIQVDVLSESQISTAILNNYDAAILGVRTYNVSKSIDRWFPALLAYVEQGGTVLVQYNVNSRMGLEKLGPYPFQISRARVTEEDAKVKFIDPKDPSLNYPNKITSEDFNGWIQERGLYFTEDIDGHYRTPLSFADKNEKQHNGSLLLTKYGKGKFVYTSLAFFRQLPAGVPGAYRLFVNLLAKEEL is encoded by the coding sequence ATGATGCAAAGAGCGCTATTCCTAGTCATTCTATACCTATGTTTGTTCAGCAGTTTCTCTTACAGTCAGCAAAGCTATTCATCCTCGCTGATTAACACCAAAATAGACAAGCTTTCGACCTTAGGCACCGTTTTATATTTTGCCGCACACCCCGATGATGAAAACACACGTTTAATTGCGTGGTTGGCAAACGAGAAGAAATATCGAACCGCCTATCTTTCATTAACTCGTGGTGATGGTGGTCAGAATCTATTGGGAACAGAACAGGGAATCGAATTAGGTCTAATCCGGACGCAAGAGCTTTTAGCCGCTCGATCAATAGATAAAGGAGAGCAATACTTTAGTTCTGCTTACGACTTTGGCTTTTCAAAAACCCACGAAGAAACATTTTCTTTCTGGAAAAAGGAAGAAACACTACGTGAAGCAGTCTACCTTATTCGGAAATTACAACCCGACGTAATCATTAATCGCTTCCCTCCCGACAGCCGTGGTGGACATGGTCACCATCAAGCCTCAGCTATTCTAGCCAAAGAAGCATATGAAGCCGCCGCTGACCCAAATAAATTCCCTGAACAACTAAAAGAGTTAAAACCCTGGAAAGCGAAGCGATTACTCTGGAATACCGCGAATTTTGGAGGAATGAACAATACCAATGAAGACCAACTCAAAATCGATATAGGCGCGTATAATCCTCTATTAGGTTACTCCTATGGCGAAATTGCTGCCCTGAGTCGTTCGCAACACAAGAGTCAAGGATTCGGTGCTGCTGCTGGACGAGGGAAATCTTTGGAATATTTCGAACATGTAGCAGGAGAAACAGCAAAAGCAACCTTATTCGACGGAATTGATGTTAGTTGGAAACGTCTTGGTGAATCAACCGCAGCTATTGAGCAAAAAATAAGTAGGATTCAGCAAAGCTTTCAGGCTTCTTCGCCGGAATCTTCTGTGGATCCACTGCTCGAACTACACGCTTTAATTTCAAAACTTAAGCCTTCAATCTATAAAACACAAAAATTAAAGGACATCGAGGAATTAGTAATTGCTTGTTCTGGTTTATGGATCGAATCAACCGCATCTAAGTATAATTACGTTGTAGAGGAATCTGTTCCCATATCAAATGAATTGATTGTTCGCAATCCTAAATTAAACGTTCTTATAAAAGAAATTAATGGGAAATCTATCAATCAAGAGCTTTCCTGGAATGAAATAAAAAAATATGAGGGTCAACAGCAATTCAGCCGCTGGACACAACCTTACTGGTTAGAAAAACAACACAGTTTAGGGAAATTCGAGGTAGATGCTAAAGATTACGGAAACCCCGAAAACGCTAATTTACCATCGAGTCACTATGTTTTAGTAATTAATGGAACCACGATTTCTGTTGATAGATTAATAAAATATAAGTACGTCGATCCTGTGGAGGGTGAGATTTATGAGCCAATTAGCATTAGTCCGGTTATCACAGCGACTTTCAGCAACCCTAATATGTTAATTCAAGCGAACGAGAAAAAGCAATTCACAGTCGTATTGAAGAACAATTCCCCACAAAAACAACAGATTGAGTTTTCCTTCAAGCAATCGGACGATTTAAATTTGTCTCCAAGTAACTTTAGTTTAAGCTTTGAAGGCAATGAAGAAATAAAGAAAACAATTGAAATTAGTAACACAAAGCAAATTCCTTCCGCAACAATCGAATTACTTGCTAATGGAAACCCTGTGAGTGCTTATAAACGTCTCGAGTACCCTCACATCCCTCCGATAACTTGGTTTCCGCCTACTGTCTTAAAAGTTAAGGCATTATCATTAAACAATCCGGTAAAGCGCGTTGCTTATATTGAGGGAGCCGGAGATTTGATCCCAAGTTCCTTAGAAAATATCGGCATTCAAGTCGATGTGCTCTCCGAATCCCAAATTAGTACTGCTATTCTTAACAACTATGATGCTGCCATCTTAGGCGTTAGAACATATAATGTAAGCAAATCCATCGACCGATGGTTTCCAGCGCTATTAGCCTATGTGGAGCAGGGTGGGACAGTTCTAGTACAATATAATGTGAACTCTCGAATGGGGCTTGAAAAACTCGGTCCCTATCCTTTCCAAATTAGTAGAGCCCGTGTAACCGAAGAGGACGCTAAAGTGAAGTTTATCGATCCAAAAGATCCTTCGCTAAACTATCCAAATAAAATTACTTCTGAGGATTTTAATGGTTGGATACAGGAGCGCGGATTATATTTTACAGAGGATATCGACGGTCACTATCGCACCCCTTTGTCCTTTGCAGACAAAAACGAGAAGCAACATAATGGATCCTTATTGCTTACTAAGTATGGAAAAGGTAAGTTTGTCTATACGTCGCTAGCCTTTTTCCGACAATTACCGGCCGGTGTGCCCGGAGCTTATAGATTATTTGTAAATTTGCTGGCAAAAGAAGAATTATAA